From Pseudomonadota bacterium, a single genomic window includes:
- a CDS encoding GTPase, with the protein MPADRVLLLGAAGRDFHNFNTCFRDNPRYQVVAFTAAQIPGIADRRYPAELAGAGYPAGIPIFPEDELATLIARLGVDVVVFSYSDVAHRQVMHLAAEVLAAGAEFRLLSAASTMLPARVPVVAVCAVRTGCGKSQTARYVVETLRRRGYHPVVLRHPMPYGELSARRAVQRFASYEDLDHHGCTIEEREEYEPHLERQTVVFAGIDYAAIVERAQQECDLLVWDGGNNDTPFVRPDLWITLADPLRAGQELDSHPGEVNLRAADIVVIGKISVASPAEIEAVAANVARVNARAIVVRADSALTLDPPRPTLAGQRVLVVEDGPTLTHGSMPFGAATVAAERYGAAEQVDPRPIAVGSVREVYRAYPHLGLALPAMGYSPEQVAALAATINAAEADLVLSATPIDLARLAPLNKPVVQVRYEWLDAGTPTLASCLERSFSGPPTRSPGRSPGEKGD; encoded by the coding sequence ATGCCGGCCGATCGTGTGTTGCTTCTCGGCGCCGCTGGGCGCGACTTCCACAACTTCAATACCTGCTTTCGCGACAACCCACGCTATCAGGTCGTGGCCTTCACGGCGGCGCAGATCCCCGGCATCGCCGACCGACGCTATCCGGCCGAGCTTGCCGGCGCCGGCTACCCAGCGGGGATCCCGATCTTCCCCGAAGATGAGCTCGCGACCTTGATTGCTCGCCTCGGGGTCGACGTCGTCGTCTTCTCCTACTCGGACGTCGCCCACCGCCAGGTGATGCACCTCGCCGCCGAGGTGTTGGCGGCGGGGGCCGAGTTTCGCCTGCTCAGCGCCGCATCGACGATGCTGCCCGCCCGCGTGCCCGTCGTCGCCGTCTGCGCCGTGCGCACCGGCTGCGGAAAGAGCCAGACCGCGCGCTACGTCGTCGAGACGCTGCGCCGCCGCGGCTACCACCCGGTGGTCTTGCGCCACCCAATGCCCTACGGCGAGCTCTCCGCGCGGCGCGCCGTGCAGCGCTTCGCCAGCTACGAAGACCTCGACCACCACGGCTGCACGATCGAGGAGCGTGAGGAGTACGAACCCCACCTCGAGCGTCAGACGGTCGTCTTCGCTGGCATCGACTATGCGGCGATCGTCGAGCGGGCCCAGCAGGAGTGCGACCTCCTGGTTTGGGACGGGGGCAATAACGACACGCCCTTCGTGCGACCCGATCTCTGGATCACGCTCGCGGACCCGCTGCGCGCCGGGCAGGAGCTCGACTCACATCCCGGCGAGGTCAACCTGCGCGCGGCCGACATCGTGGTGATCGGCAAGATCTCCGTCGCCTCGCCGGCGGAGATCGAGGCGGTAGCCGCCAACGTCGCGCGGGTCAACGCGCGGGCCATCGTCGTGCGCGCCGACAGCGCGCTGACGCTCGACCCGCCGCGGCCGACCTTGGCCGGCCAGCGCGTGCTCGTGGTGGAAGATGGCCCGACGCTGACGCACGGCTCGATGCCCTTCGGCGCTGCCACCGTCGCGGCGGAGCGCTATGGCGCTGCGGAGCAGGTGGACCCACGACCGATCGCGGTCGGGTCGGTGCGCGAGGTCTACCGAGCGTACCCGCACCTTGGCCTCGCGCTGCCCGCCATGGGCTACTCGCCAGAGCAGGTCGCGGCCTTGGCCGCGACGATCAACGCCGCCGAGGCCGACCTCGTGCTCTCGGCGACCCCCATCGACCTGGCGCGCCTCGCGCCGCTGAACAAGCCAGTCGTCCAGGTGCGCTACGAGTGGTTGGACGCCGGTACACCCACCCTCGCGAGCTGCCTCGAGCGCAGCTTCTCCGGGCCACCCACCAGGTCGCCTGGTAGGTCGCCTGGGGAGAAGGGGGACTGA
- the recA gene encoding recombinase RecA gives MNRDSVVSKETVVSKVAARLKAIAQTVAAIEKQFGAGAIMALGSGTKPAPIEVFSSGSLQLDRALGVGGLPRGRLIEVYGPESSGKTTVALHAIAEVQRKGRLCAFIDAEHALDPAYAAALGVRIDELLIAQPDCGEQALEIADHLVRSAAVDLIVVDSVAALVPRAELEGEMGDAHVGLQARLMSQAMRKLTGATYRQGTAILFINQTRQKIGVTYGSNQTTTGGTALKFYASVRIEVRRIGQLKEGEQVVGSRTQVKVVKNKVAPPFRSAEFEILYGRGINRDGELLDFATEQGVVKKSGSWFAWNDQQLGQGRPAACQWLAEHPEARAQIAARCLTPAEPQRTAA, from the coding sequence ATGAACAGAGACAGCGTCGTCAGCAAGGAGACCGTCGTCAGCAAGGTGGCCGCCCGATTGAAGGCCATCGCGCAGACCGTCGCCGCGATCGAGAAGCAGTTTGGCGCGGGTGCGATCATGGCCCTCGGCAGTGGCACCAAGCCAGCGCCGATCGAGGTCTTCTCGAGCGGCTCGCTGCAGCTCGACCGCGCGCTCGGCGTCGGCGGGTTGCCACGCGGCCGCCTGATTGAGGTCTACGGCCCGGAGTCGTCGGGCAAGACCACGGTGGCGCTGCACGCGATCGCCGAGGTCCAGCGCAAGGGGCGCCTCTGCGCCTTCATCGACGCCGAACATGCGCTCGACCCGGCCTACGCCGCCGCGCTCGGCGTCCGCATCGACGAGCTGCTGATCGCCCAGCCCGACTGCGGCGAGCAAGCGCTGGAGATCGCCGACCACCTGGTGCGCAGCGCGGCGGTCGACCTGATCGTCGTCGACTCGGTGGCGGCGCTGGTCCCGCGCGCCGAGCTCGAGGGGGAGATGGGTGACGCGCACGTCGGACTGCAGGCGCGGCTGATGAGCCAGGCGATGCGCAAGCTGACCGGCGCCACCTATCGCCAGGGCACGGCGATCCTCTTCATCAACCAGACGCGGCAAAAGATCGGCGTGACCTACGGCAGCAATCAGACGACCACCGGCGGCACGGCGCTGAAGTTCTACGCCAGCGTCAGGATCGAGGTGCGCCGCATCGGGCAGCTCAAGGAGGGCGAGCAGGTCGTCGGCAGTCGCACCCAGGTCAAGGTGGTGAAGAATAAGGTCGCGCCGCCCTTCCGCTCCGCCGAATTCGAGATCCTCTACGGGCGCGGGATCAACCGCGACGGCGAGCTGCTCGATTTCGCCACCGAGCAAGGCGTGGTGAAGAAGTCGGGCTCGTGGTTCGCCTGGAACGATCAGCAGCTCGGCCAGGGCCGCCCCGCCGCCTGCCAATGGCTCGCTGAGCATCCCGAGGCGCGGGCCCAGATCGCGGCGCGCTGTCTGACCCCCGCCGAGCCTCAGCGCACCGCCGCCTGA
- a CDS encoding YifB family Mg chelatase-like AAA ATPase has translation MLCRLHTAAVVGVEALPVEVEVDAGRGLPGFHLVGLPDNAVREGAVRIRTALAHSGFDLGSVRLTVNLAPAELRKDGSSFDLPIALGGLLARGLTSFDPAATLLAGELALDGRLRPIRGALTVAEGARRWGFAALLLPRANAAEAALVPGLRVLGADSLSEAVALLSGALAAVATPPPPLDELPRSNEPDFAEVCGQPAARRAAEVAAAGGHNLLLIGPPGAGKTMIARRIAGVLPSMSADEAIETTRVHSVAGHLKDVGLIRRRPFRAPHHTCSSAGLIGGGSHPRPGEVSLAHNGVLFLDELPEFQRSTLEALRQPLEGGHVTIVRARLALTFPARFMLVAAMNPCPCGYRGSESRCCTCGEREAQRYANRISGPLLDRFDIFVRVAPVPTAQVLSPGDNEPSASVALRVAAARERQRQRYVRSAIHCNAQLSARALQRHVPLSPLSRRLIEEHAQRHSLSARAVHRCCRVARTLADLEAIDQVSDGHVALALALQQERWVG, from the coding sequence ATGCTCTGTAGACTCCATACGGCGGCCGTGGTCGGCGTCGAGGCCCTACCGGTCGAGGTCGAGGTCGACGCCGGGCGCGGCCTGCCCGGCTTTCACCTCGTGGGTCTTCCCGACAATGCGGTGCGCGAGGGCGCCGTACGCATCCGCACGGCCCTGGCGCATAGCGGCTTCGACCTCGGCAGCGTCCGCCTGACGGTGAACCTCGCACCAGCGGAGCTGCGCAAGGACGGTTCGAGCTTCGATCTGCCGATCGCGCTGGGCGGGCTGCTGGCGCGCGGGCTGACCTCCTTCGACCCAGCCGCAACGCTGCTCGCCGGTGAGCTGGCGCTGGACGGCCGCCTACGCCCGATTCGCGGCGCTCTGACCGTGGCCGAGGGCGCGCGGCGCTGGGGCTTTGCGGCGCTGCTGCTGCCGCGGGCAAACGCGGCGGAGGCAGCGCTCGTGCCGGGGCTCAGGGTGCTCGGGGCCGACTCCCTCAGCGAGGCGGTGGCGCTGCTCAGCGGCGCGTTGGCCGCGGTCGCCACACCGCCGCCGCCGCTCGACGAGCTGCCCCGGTCCAACGAGCCGGACTTCGCCGAGGTCTGCGGTCAACCGGCGGCACGGCGCGCCGCCGAGGTCGCGGCTGCGGGTGGCCACAACCTCCTCCTGATCGGACCGCCCGGTGCGGGGAAGACGATGATCGCGCGCCGGATCGCGGGCGTGCTCCCCTCGATGTCCGCCGACGAGGCGATTGAGACGACGCGCGTGCATAGCGTCGCCGGCCACCTCAAGGACGTCGGGCTGATTCGTCGGCGACCCTTCCGCGCGCCTCACCATACCTGCAGCAGCGCCGGGCTGATCGGCGGTGGGTCGCATCCGCGCCCGGGCGAGGTCAGCCTGGCGCATAACGGCGTGCTCTTCCTCGACGAGCTTCCCGAGTTTCAGCGGTCGACGCTCGAGGCGCTGCGTCAGCCGCTCGAAGGCGGCCACGTCACCATCGTCCGGGCTCGTCTGGCGCTGACCTTTCCGGCGCGCTTCATGCTCGTCGCGGCGATGAACCCCTGCCCCTGCGGCTACCGCGGCTCCGAGAGCCGCTGCTGCACCTGTGGCGAACGCGAGGCCCAGCGCTACGCCAACCGCATCTCAGGTCCGCTCCTCGATCGCTTCGACATCTTCGTGCGAGTCGCGCCGGTGCCGACGGCGCAGGTGCTCAGTCCCGGCGACAACGAGCCCTCCGCTTCCGTCGCCCTCCGGGTCGCCGCGGCCCGCGAGCGCCAGCGGCAGCGCTACGTCCGCAGCGCCATCCACTGCAACGCCCAGCTCAGCGCACGCGCGCTGCAGCGGCACGTCCCGCTCTCCCCCCTCTCGCGCCGACTAATCGAAGAGCATGCCCAGCGCCACAGCCTGAGCGCGCGGGCCGTCCACCGCTGCTGCCGCGTCGCGCGCACCCTCGCTGATCTCGAGGCCATCGATCAGGTGAGTGACGGGCATGTCGCGCTGGCGCTGGCGCTGCAGCAAGAACGCTGGGTCGGATGA
- a CDS encoding metallophosphoesterase, whose translation MKLRLLIFAVSVIGVAVGLHAYLWRRLVRDTALPPPWRLAALGLLVFLVLALVAAIVLRRVLAPELMRWIAQPVYLWLGLLLLLLTALVAGDALSVLAWLTRRLSGQGGPVDPQRRVALSRLLGGAAVAWAGGAGIFGARAARDGARLVTRRVEVPLAGLPAALDGFRIVLLTDLHIGWSLRRAWLEEVVARVNALAPDLIAITGDLVDGSVQELRDEVAPLATLRAAHGSFFCTGNHEYYSGAVAWCAAIEALGVRVLRNERVAIGAGAEGFDLAGIDDYSSAGMAPGHGPDLPRALDGRDPQRALVLLAHQPRAIFEAARLGVGLQLSGHTHGGQIWPMTYLVRLQQPYVQGLVRHEGSWLYISQGTGYWGPPMRLGTIAEITELTLRAGITD comes from the coding sequence TTGAAATTACGTCTGCTGATCTTCGCGGTCTCGGTGATCGGCGTCGCCGTCGGGCTGCACGCTTATCTCTGGCGCCGCCTGGTGCGCGATACTGCCCTGCCGCCGCCTTGGCGGCTGGCCGCGCTTGGACTGCTGGTCTTTCTGGTGCTCGCGTTGGTCGCGGCGATTGTTTTGCGGCGCGTGTTGGCGCCGGAGCTGATGCGCTGGATCGCGCAGCCGGTCTACCTTTGGCTCGGGTTGTTGCTGCTCTTGCTGACAGCGCTGGTCGCCGGCGATGCGCTCAGCGTGCTGGCCTGGCTGACGCGGCGCTTGAGCGGGCAGGGTGGGCCGGTCGACCCGCAGCGCCGCGTTGCGCTCTCACGCCTGCTTGGCGGCGCTGCAGTGGCCTGGGCCGGCGGCGCTGGCATCTTCGGCGCGCGAGCCGCGCGCGATGGGGCGCGTCTCGTCACCCGGCGTGTCGAGGTGCCGCTCGCTGGGCTCCCGGCGGCCCTCGACGGCTTTCGCATCGTGCTCTTGACCGACCTGCATATTGGCTGGTCGCTGCGCCGCGCCTGGCTCGAAGAGGTGGTCGCGCGCGTCAACGCGCTGGCCCCGGACCTGATCGCGATCACGGGTGATCTCGTCGATGGCAGCGTGCAAGAGCTGCGCGATGAGGTCGCGCCCTTGGCCACGCTGCGCGCGGCGCATGGCAGCTTCTTCTGCACCGGCAACCATGAGTACTACTCGGGAGCCGTGGCCTGGTGCGCGGCCATCGAGGCGCTTGGGGTGCGGGTGTTGCGCAACGAGCGCGTCGCGATCGGCGCCGGCGCGGAGGGCTTCGACCTGGCGGGGATCGACGACTACAGCTCGGCGGGCATGGCGCCGGGCCACGGCCCCGACCTGCCGCGCGCCCTCGACGGGCGCGACCCGCAGCGCGCGCTGGTGCTGCTGGCTCACCAACCGCGGGCGATCTTCGAGGCGGCGCGCCTGGGCGTCGGCCTGCAGCTCTCGGGACATACCCACGGCGGTCAGATCTGGCCGATGACCTACCTCGTCCGGTTGCAGCAGCCCTACGTCCAGGGTCTGGTGCGGCACGAGGGTAGCTGGCTCTATATCAGCCAGGGTACAGGTTACTGGGGGCCGCCGATGCGCCTCGGAACGATCGCCGAGATCACGGAGCTCACCCTGCGCGCGGGGATCACTGACTAG
- a CDS encoding serine/threonine protein kinase — protein MLTDRRGSPAIYKTLRRLGTGGMAEVFLARQEGVAGFRRLAVVKRLLPQFSSMSSVAEMLLDEARIAAQLSHPNIVQIYELGQEEDQYFIAMEYVDGCDLATLARIERRRKSRVPMRLVLRVVSEAAQGLDYAHRQAGLDGRPLSLVHRDVSPHNILCSREGAVKVTDFGIAKAVGKVQVTEVGVVKGKVHYMSPEQYTGDEVDKRSDVFSLGVVLYQLTTGRLPRVTRSGQVNMRQVAEGIIPPPSELRPDYPAELEKIVMCALANAPGDRYQDCAGLRDDLLNFGRDHDLIAFPKELGDYVSALVPPLTLTEEAAKEGGAPSASAAPVSLQSVARGTERVATGQSATSPGHRNISALRSLSSLSEDRDTEIPIQSEEPRPAPSTDPSIVYLGSELRRPVVGLEERLRERQPAKASPDSGNPASGLSALRPAPGPGEAFEEHVTTGVGPPSSSQLRGAGPGRGGAAERPRIGPPPRREERTALERPQPRHSAERGVNPAPWVAVTLLLVVIAVAAVLMVFLRREDRLLAGSGLAQGSLQQPSAGGLDVWSKPEAAVFVDGAQRCARTPCSISGLPLGRELLVTVRGGAGYSLWVQRAVLTPQQPRLLLEAVLMPEAPGTRSSAGKAAARDSSVAAGSSASGKASAGKGTGGEHPARAATEPQPGSAESAKRGSRGKGKVSVGKAEGADAILASDVRPGWAEVFVDDKSVGHTPLQVTIEAGRHVIELKNQQFGFHAVYRINARPGTKTKITDQIAQPQSSDKTGDKTGDKTSDKTSDRSSEPSAPPSQ, from the coding sequence GTGCTCACCGATCGTCGCGGCTCGCCCGCAATATATAAGACGCTGCGCCGCCTCGGCACCGGGGGAATGGCCGAGGTCTTCCTCGCGCGCCAAGAAGGCGTGGCGGGTTTTCGTCGGCTCGCGGTGGTCAAGCGGCTGCTGCCGCAGTTCTCCAGCATGAGCAGCGTAGCCGAGATGCTGCTCGACGAGGCGCGCATCGCCGCGCAGCTCTCGCATCCGAACATCGTTCAGATCTACGAGCTGGGGCAGGAGGAGGACCAGTACTTCATCGCGATGGAGTACGTGGACGGCTGCGACCTCGCCACGCTGGCCCGCATCGAGCGCCGCCGCAAGAGTCGCGTGCCGATGCGGCTGGTGTTGCGAGTCGTCTCCGAGGCGGCGCAGGGCCTCGATTACGCCCATCGCCAGGCGGGGCTCGACGGGCGGCCGCTGAGCCTCGTCCATCGCGACGTCAGCCCGCACAACATCCTTTGCAGCCGCGAGGGTGCCGTCAAGGTCACCGACTTCGGGATCGCGAAGGCCGTCGGCAAGGTCCAGGTGACCGAGGTCGGCGTCGTCAAGGGCAAAGTCCATTACATGTCGCCCGAGCAGTACACGGGCGACGAGGTCGATAAGCGCTCGGACGTGTTCTCGCTCGGAGTCGTGCTCTACCAGCTCACCACCGGCCGCTTGCCGCGCGTCACCCGCAGCGGCCAGGTCAACATGCGGCAGGTGGCCGAGGGCATCATCCCGCCCCCCAGCGAGCTGCGTCCGGACTATCCAGCGGAGCTCGAGAAGATCGTCATGTGCGCGCTGGCGAACGCGCCAGGCGACCGCTATCAGGACTGCGCCGGGTTGCGCGACGATCTGCTCAATTTCGGCCGCGACCACGATTTGATCGCCTTTCCGAAGGAGCTCGGGGACTACGTCAGCGCCCTCGTACCACCGCTGACCTTGACCGAAGAGGCGGCCAAGGAGGGGGGCGCCCCGAGCGCCAGCGCCGCTCCCGTCAGCCTTCAGAGCGTCGCGCGGGGTACCGAGAGGGTGGCCACGGGGCAGTCAGCCACCTCGCCCGGACATCGCAACATCTCGGCCCTACGCTCGCTCAGCTCGCTCTCGGAGGATCGCGACACCGAGATTCCCATTCAGTCGGAGGAGCCACGACCGGCCCCATCGACCGACCCCTCGATCGTCTACCTCGGCTCCGAGCTGCGCCGTCCCGTGGTCGGGCTCGAGGAGCGCCTGCGCGAGCGCCAACCAGCCAAGGCTAGCCCCGACAGCGGTAACCCGGCGAGCGGCCTCAGCGCGCTGCGTCCCGCCCCAGGGCCTGGTGAGGCCTTCGAGGAGCACGTGACGACGGGCGTCGGCCCGCCGTCGAGCTCGCAGCTCCGTGGCGCAGGCCCGGGCCGCGGCGGCGCGGCCGAACGGCCGAGGATCGGGCCGCCGCCGCGTCGCGAGGAGCGCACCGCGCTCGAACGGCCGCAGCCGCGCCACAGCGCCGAGCGCGGCGTCAATCCGGCACCGTGGGTCGCCGTGACGCTCTTGCTGGTCGTCATCGCCGTCGCGGCGGTGCTGATGGTCTTTCTGCGCCGAGAGGATCGCCTCCTCGCGGGCAGCGGCCTGGCCCAGGGATCGCTTCAGCAACCGAGCGCCGGCGGGCTCGATGTCTGGTCGAAGCCGGAGGCCGCGGTCTTCGTCGATGGCGCCCAGCGCTGCGCCCGCACGCCATGCAGCATCTCGGGCCTCCCGCTCGGCCGCGAGCTGCTGGTGACGGTGCGCGGCGGCGCTGGCTATAGCCTCTGGGTCCAACGCGCGGTGCTCACGCCGCAGCAGCCGCGGCTGCTGCTCGAGGCGGTGTTGATGCCAGAGGCGCCGGGCACGCGCTCCTCCGCGGGCAAGGCGGCGGCCCGGGACAGCAGCGTCGCGGCCGGCTCTAGCGCCAGCGGCAAAGCCTCCGCGGGTAAGGGCACGGGCGGTGAGCACCCAGCGCGGGCGGCCACCGAGCCGCAGCCCGGCTCAGCGGAGAGCGCCAAGCGCGGATCGCGTGGCAAAGGGAAGGTCTCAGTCGGCAAGGCGGAGGGAGCCGACGCGATCCTGGCCTCGGACGTCCGCCCCGGCTGGGCCGAGGTCTTCGTCGACGACAAGAGCGTCGGACATACGCCGCTGCAGGTGACGATCGAAGCGGGGCGCCACGTCATCGAGCTGAAGAACCAGCAATTCGGCTTTCACGCGGTCTATCGCATCAACGCACGGCCGGGCACGAAGACGAAGATCACCGATCAGATCGCTCAGCCCCAGTCGAGCGACAAGACCGGTGACAAGACCGGTGACAAGACCAGTGACAAGACCAGTGACAGGTCCAGTGAGCCGAGCGCTCCGCCTAGTCAGTGA
- a CDS encoding tetratricopeptide repeat protein yields MRHLARAAGVLLAALVLLQPALTHAAPDDPEAMLREAERFYENLEYESALRVLITVQQLKELTPIQRARAYLYMGVAFTALGRAENAVQAFVEVLKIRSDFRLPDGVSPSIRAMFSQALKRQGIPDPSAAAGAAGAPAGAEAGGGGGEGTGQPVAGSAVEIVAKSPRRVTAGRPVTIALAIDDPRQQLREVVVRWRRYKGPDYSTIHLRARPGQERLEATIPAQDLGTEAGRILYYVEARDADGNVLARDGDDEQPRGVDVGASGGPAAAAGSARTSRRWLWWAAGAGGVVALAGGVIAAVVLAGGGGGGPGANADVTLTIQ; encoded by the coding sequence GTGCGTCATCTCGCTCGAGCCGCCGGCGTCCTGCTGGCGGCCCTCGTGTTACTTCAGCCCGCTTTGACCCACGCCGCGCCGGACGACCCCGAGGCGATGTTGCGCGAGGCCGAGCGCTTCTACGAAAACCTCGAGTACGAGTCCGCGCTTCGCGTCTTGATCACCGTGCAGCAGCTCAAGGAGCTGACGCCGATTCAGCGCGCGCGGGCTTACCTCTATATGGGCGTGGCGTTTACCGCGCTGGGGCGCGCCGAGAACGCCGTTCAGGCCTTCGTCGAGGTGCTGAAGATCCGCTCGGACTTCCGCCTGCCCGACGGCGTTTCCCCGAGCATTCGCGCGATGTTTTCGCAGGCGCTCAAGCGGCAGGGGATCCCGGATCCGAGCGCTGCGGCGGGGGCGGCTGGGGCCCCAGCCGGCGCGGAGGCGGGTGGCGGCGGTGGTGAGGGCACGGGCCAACCCGTGGCGGGCTCGGCGGTGGAGATCGTCGCCAAGTCGCCGCGCAGGGTGACGGCCGGTCGGCCAGTCACGATCGCCCTCGCGATCGACGATCCGCGCCAGCAATTGCGCGAGGTCGTCGTTCGCTGGCGACGCTATAAGGGCCCCGATTACTCGACGATCCATCTGCGCGCGCGCCCCGGTCAGGAACGCCTGGAGGCGACGATTCCGGCCCAGGACCTCGGCACGGAGGCCGGTCGGATCCTCTACTATGTCGAGGCGCGCGACGCCGATGGGAATGTGCTCGCGCGTGACGGCGACGACGAGCAGCCGCGTGGCGTCGATGTCGGCGCTAGCGGTGGCCCTGCGGCTGCCGCGGGCAGCGCCCGCACGAGCCGGCGCTGGCTCTGGTGGGCGGCGGGAGCGGGGGGTGTGGTGGCGCTGGCCGGGGGCGTGATTGCGGCGGTCGTGCTGGCGGGCGGCGGCGGAGGAGGACCGGGAGCGAATGCGGACGTCACGCTCACGATACAGTGA
- a CDS encoding TonB-dependent receptor, translating to MPRRRSIVAAIGLLITLGNAAEAAPTRFETVVHGEANDAGEADPTALVSRVDTAEAAPGTELADHLRGVPSLQVRDYGSGQAKLVTLRGVEPHQVAVFLDGVRLTDPGQPTIDLSLFDPLQLASVEVYRSGGSSRFGAGAVGGAVLLHSATAARGPRTRLGASYGSWQTLTAHAGQRARIGRARLALSAAYRRSAGDFPFIDHNRQTTRRRNNDGQLGELLLRLDNASAAPWRVGLLASLGGAWRGAPGMMQRPSERARQTNLRALLALHVSRHALLGARGGRLDLRLFQRFGHFRFSEPAPPPVESESNSAGLGGIAEATLPLRPWLRLRPGVELRSDLFFGADAGARERLSTEGWLAAELSPLGRQLVLTPTLRWTRSSDFGGRWVPALGLLLQPWVDRHAELQATDDRLSSLQLRASFGRSLRFPSYQEQFLRVDGFGPNPDLQPEDALAFDAALSWAPLPRIALELGVFRRWIDNVILVAPVSSFLIRPDNFSGADTTGAELSLQATLPAGLRVGATYCLLQTRLAQTGLALPAHPRHQGSLELSWAFSGLSGSPQWLGPLRLASSLAVQSGIGLDRFGNAREEGRVLAAASARYTLRGFTLSLEGRNLLDKRDAVDSVGFPLPPARVFLALAWER from the coding sequence ATGCCGCGGCGACGATCGATCGTGGCCGCGATCGGCCTGCTGATAACGCTCGGGAACGCCGCCGAGGCCGCGCCCACGCGCTTTGAGACGGTCGTGCACGGCGAGGCCAACGACGCCGGCGAGGCTGATCCGACGGCCCTCGTCAGCCGCGTCGACACGGCCGAGGCCGCGCCGGGCACCGAGCTCGCCGACCACCTGCGCGGGGTGCCGAGCCTCCAGGTGCGCGACTACGGCAGCGGGCAAGCGAAGCTCGTCACGCTGCGCGGCGTCGAGCCCCATCAGGTCGCGGTGTTTCTCGACGGCGTTCGCCTGACGGACCCCGGGCAGCCGACGATCGACCTCTCGCTCTTCGATCCACTTCAGCTCGCGTCCGTCGAGGTCTACCGCTCGGGCGGCTCGAGTCGCTTCGGCGCCGGGGCGGTGGGCGGAGCGGTGCTCTTGCACTCGGCGACGGCTGCGCGCGGGCCGCGCACGCGCCTCGGCGCCAGCTATGGATCGTGGCAGACACTGACCGCGCACGCCGGCCAGCGCGCCAGGATCGGCCGGGCGCGCCTGGCGCTGAGCGCCGCCTATCGGCGCAGCGCCGGCGACTTCCCCTTCATCGACCACAACCGACAGACGACGCGCCGGCGCAACAACGACGGCCAGCTCGGCGAGCTGCTGCTGCGCCTCGACAACGCCAGCGCGGCCCCCTGGCGCGTGGGTCTGCTCGCCTCCCTTGGGGGCGCCTGGCGCGGCGCGCCGGGGATGATGCAACGACCGAGTGAGCGCGCGCGCCAAACGAATCTCCGTGCGCTGCTGGCCCTTCACGTCAGCCGACACGCGCTGCTCGGCGCGCGGGGCGGACGGCTCGACCTGCGGCTCTTTCAGCGCTTCGGTCACTTTCGCTTCAGCGAGCCCGCGCCGCCGCCGGTGGAGAGCGAGAGCAATAGCGCCGGCCTCGGAGGGATCGCGGAGGCCACGCTGCCGCTGCGGCCCTGGCTGCGCCTGCGACCGGGGGTCGAGCTCCGCTCCGACCTCTTCTTCGGCGCCGATGCCGGCGCGCGCGAACGCCTCTCTACCGAGGGCTGGCTGGCTGCGGAGCTCTCACCGCTCGGTCGCCAGCTCGTGCTGACGCCAACGCTGCGCTGGACCCGCAGCAGCGATTTCGGCGGGCGCTGGGTGCCGGCGCTCGGGCTGCTCCTGCAGCCCTGGGTCGACCGGCACGCGGAGCTACAGGCGACCGACGACCGCCTGAGCAGCCTGCAGCTGCGCGCGAGCTTCGGCCGCAGCCTGCGCTTCCCCTCCTACCAAGAGCAGTTTCTGCGCGTCGACGGCTTCGGCCCCAACCCGGACCTCCAGCCGGAGGATGCGCTGGCCTTCGACGCGGCGCTGAGCTGGGCGCCGCTCCCGCGCATCGCGCTCGAGCTCGGGGTATTCCGCCGGTGGATCGACAACGTGATTCTCGTCGCGCCGGTCAGCAGCTTTCTGATTCGGCCCGACAACTTCAGCGGAGCCGACACCACGGGCGCCGAGCTCAGCCTGCAGGCGACGCTGCCGGCGGGACTGCGCGTCGGCGCCACCTACTGCCTGCTGCAGACCCGCCTGGCTCAGACCGGCCTGGCCCTGCCGGCCCATCCCCGGCACCAGGGTAGCCTCGAGCTGAGCTGGGCGTTCAGCGGCCTATCAGGCTCGCCGCAGTGGCTGGGGCCACTCCGCCTGGCGAGCTCGCTCGCGGTGCAAAGCGGAATCGGGCTCGATCGCTTCGGCAACGCGCGCGAGGAGGGTCGCGTGTTGGCGGCCGCGAGCGCGCGCTACACCCTGCGCGGCTTCACGCTGAGCCTCGAGGGCCGCAATCTCCTCGACAAGCGCGACGCCGTCGACAGCGTCGGCTTCCCGCTGCCGCCCGCACGCGTCTTCTTGGCGTTGGCCTGGGAGCGTTGA